One region of Marivirga arenosa genomic DNA includes:
- a CDS encoding acyl-CoA thioesterase: MVNSQNQRIGNSITKVTKAIFPNTTNHYDTLFGGTALQWMDEVAFITATRYSRQKMVTVSSDKIDFNKAIPAGTIVELVGEIVRIGKTSLEVRVDVFTEEMYSENREKSISGNFTMVAIDENKDPITIK; this comes from the coding sequence ATGGTTAATTCGCAAAATCAAAGAATAGGTAACTCAATTACAAAAGTAACAAAAGCTATATTTCCAAATACAACAAATCATTATGATACACTTTTTGGAGGTACGGCTTTACAATGGATGGATGAAGTAGCATTTATTACTGCCACCCGATATTCCAGACAAAAAATGGTTACTGTTAGTAGTGATAAAATTGATTTTAATAAAGCAATTCCTGCTGGAACTATTGTAGAACTTGTAGGAGAAATAGTAAGAATTGGAAAAACGAGCTTAGAAGTCAGAGTTGATGTCTTTACTGAAGAGATGTATTCTGAAAACAGAGAAAAATCAATTTCTGGTAACTTTACTATGGTTGCAATTGATGAGAATAAGGATCCAATAACAATTAAATGA
- a CDS encoding YncE family protein, with protein MNQKHIYTLAIISLSLFLTACGDPEEVQLKTEGVYIYHEGGFGSNNATIGTYNPENYEYNPDLYRGQNGGFIGDVQQNILVDGNNDRIYSVLNGSNAIDLMTLNLKSEDKIRFAQLDKPRDIAVNGNLAFISNWGPYNENFTLTNSEIFVVDLNTNELIESIPVQEYPEHLYIQNNRLIVGHSNFDGSISEISIINIDNLEIENTIEMPAGPMEIIEDQNNNVWIVCTSGSIVKLSTSLSGIANQIDHENGILGDIDYFEGSIYFFSNDEIFSLNTSDNNVSSTGINVEMETPYAFAVDPASGDFYLGDALDYASEGLVLRYSFNGELEDTFQSGIIPTQFSFNVGRK; from the coding sequence ATGAATCAAAAACACATTTACACTTTAGCTATTATTTCTCTTTCATTATTTCTGACAGCCTGTGGAGATCCAGAGGAAGTTCAATTAAAAACAGAAGGCGTTTACATTTATCATGAAGGGGGATTCGGAAGTAATAATGCTACAATAGGAACTTATAATCCTGAAAATTATGAGTACAATCCTGACCTATACAGAGGCCAAAATGGTGGATTTATTGGAGATGTACAGCAAAACATTTTGGTGGATGGCAATAATGACAGAATTTATAGCGTACTGAATGGTAGTAATGCTATTGATCTCATGACTTTGAATTTAAAATCAGAGGATAAAATACGTTTTGCTCAATTAGACAAACCAAGAGATATAGCAGTTAATGGAAATCTAGCTTTTATATCAAACTGGGGGCCATACAATGAAAATTTCACATTAACGAATAGCGAGATTTTTGTTGTGGATCTAAATACAAACGAACTGATTGAAAGTATACCAGTGCAAGAATATCCAGAGCATCTATATATTCAAAATAATAGGCTTATTGTTGGCCATTCTAATTTTGATGGCAGTATCAGTGAAATCTCCATTATCAATATTGATAATTTAGAAATAGAAAATACAATTGAAATGCCTGCTGGGCCAATGGAAATTATAGAGGATCAAAATAATAATGTATGGATAGTTTGTACTAGTGGGAGCATTGTAAAGCTGAGTACTTCCCTATCAGGAATAGCAAATCAAATCGATCATGAAAATGGAATTTTAGGTGATATTGATTATTTTGAAGGGAGTATATACTTCTTTTCTAATGATGAAATTTTTTCTTTAAACACTTCTGACAATAATGTTTCTTCAACAGGAATCAATGTAGAAATGGAAACCCCTTATGCTTTTGCAGTTGATCCCGCTTCAGGAGATTTCTATTTAGGAGATGCTTTAGATTATGCCAGTGAAGGACTTGTGTTAAGATATAGTTTTAATGGCGAATTAGAAGATACTTTCCAATCTGGAATCATCCCTACTCAGTTTTCATTTAATGTGGGAAGAAAATAA
- a CDS encoding DUF3667 domain-containing protein, which translates to MKENHKCLNCGEELDSSQNFCPNCGQENSDKKLPIGEFLKDFFSNTLSFDTILFKTINPFLFRPGKLTRAFNEGKRRRYINPIRLYLIFSLFYFFMIGLTVPKDFLDSSIRSVLNQKEILDSARIGNLDSAGIQAIVQKTKTPDSLVKEIEKASKKVKDSTDRWATLKYWADDNTLNDQEFEANLDSIGFDQDLFETKIIRSFINNSSIFTYQAVRNLPLMMFIFLPIFALILKLLFFKKRYYYIEHLIHGLHLHAFAYFIYGLGILIISLYPTIDGTVIFVSFIWVSTYALFSIKKLYNNGWFKSFLKFIILGVFYGSLLVFGFLLELYISLISL; encoded by the coding sequence TTGAAAGAGAACCATAAGTGTTTAAACTGTGGTGAAGAACTAGATTCATCGCAAAACTTTTGCCCAAATTGTGGGCAGGAAAATTCAGATAAAAAATTACCTATAGGTGAGTTTTTAAAAGACTTTTTCTCGAATACCTTAAGTTTTGATACTATTTTATTTAAAACGATAAATCCCTTCTTATTTAGACCGGGCAAGCTAACAAGAGCTTTTAATGAAGGGAAAAGAAGAAGATATATTAATCCTATAAGATTATATCTCATCTTTTCTCTTTTTTACTTTTTTATGATTGGGTTAACAGTTCCAAAAGATTTTCTTGATTCAAGTATTCGATCAGTTTTAAATCAAAAAGAAATATTAGACTCTGCCAGAATCGGTAATTTAGACAGTGCTGGAATCCAAGCAATCGTTCAGAAAACTAAAACTCCAGATAGCCTAGTTAAAGAAATAGAAAAAGCCAGTAAAAAAGTTAAAGATTCAACTGACCGATGGGCAACATTAAAATATTGGGCAGATGACAACACTTTAAATGATCAAGAATTTGAAGCAAATTTAGACTCTATTGGGTTTGATCAAGATCTGTTTGAAACTAAAATAATCAGATCATTCATCAATAATTCCTCAATTTTTACTTATCAAGCAGTTCGGAACCTTCCTTTGATGATGTTTATCTTTTTACCGATTTTCGCACTCATATTAAAGTTACTTTTTTTCAAAAAGCGGTATTATTATATCGAGCACCTAATTCACGGTTTACATTTGCATGCTTTCGCCTATTTCATATACGGATTGGGAATATTAATCATTAGTCTTTACCCCACAATCGATGGTACGGTTATTTTTGTAAGCTTTATATGGGTTAGTACTTACGCATTATTTTCCATTAAAAAACTCTATAACAACGGATGGTTCAAGTCCTTTTTAAAGTTTATCATTCTAGGAGTATTCTATGGCTCATTATTAGTCTTTGGTTTTTTACTAGAACTATATATATCTCTTATTAGCCTATAA
- a CDS encoding DUF5522 domain-containing protein, translating to MNSKKVKLEDGDFYMENGFFVFTEKYHLKRGYCCGNKCRHCPYDHKNVKSKK from the coding sequence ATGAATAGTAAAAAAGTTAAATTAGAAGATGGTGATTTCTACATGGAAAATGGATTTTTCGTTTTTACCGAAAAATATCATCTAAAACGTGGATATTGTTGTGGTAATAAGTGTAGGCATTGTCCTTACGATCACAAGAATGTGAAATCAAAAAAATAA